A window of Candidatus Nitrospira allomarina genomic DNA:
TTGATTCTGAGTCACTTTCAGCTTAAAGGACTTATTGCCGGATCCTTCCAGGGCCTGCCATGGAACCGAAATTAATTGTCCATCTGCTTTTCTCACGATGGCATAGGTCAGATCTCCATTATTGTTCGTCATCACTCGATACACACTTCCGATTTCCTGGCCATCAGAGGATTTAACCGAATAATTGGCATCCTTGTCGGAAATATCCAGGCCGCCTAATTGACCGGCCGGGAGGACAAAATAGTCATCTCCCATTCTTCCGGCATTAAAATAATTTTCGTCGTTTTGGCCCATCGATCGGACAAAGGTGGCCTTCCCATCTTCATCGATTTTCGCCTTGACCAATTCTCCCTTTTCAAAATTACACTCGCCAAATGTAAATCCGGCCTTGGAAGAACTTTCCTGCGACCCCGATGAAGTCTGACTTGAGCCCTGCCCGCTTGCACTTCCGAACAGACTGCTACTTGAAGTTTGTTCCGTGCTTGATGAATCCTGACTTGAGGATTCTTGACTCATCTTGGATGTCTTCCCTTGTGGACACAATCGGTTGGTTTCGCCAGTAATGCGAAATGTAATGCGTTCTCCATTACTGGCGCGAAGGGTGATTTGGTCGCCGTTCTTCTTTGAAATTTCTCCCTGGATGATTTGTTCCATGGCATTTGTCCGGCCCGATTCCGACCGATCCGATCGATCGCGTGACATGCCGGCTTCGGCCAATAACGGTAATGTCAGCAATGGAATGCCGGCAAGAATGACTGATCTGGCCATGTTGTTCCGCGTGAACATAATGTGGCACCTCCTTTTACAAAGTTAAAAATTTGTACAGTGATTACTTTCCTCAGGATAATTGATTTATGCACCCGTACAACTGGAGAAAACCCTGGTTTGGGAATCCTCTTTTACAAGGGTTTGTCCCAGTTTGGTCATGTAGAAAGAACATGTAATATCCCGTCAGATTGTTTCTTTTATTATCCATGCCGGTCCACAAGGAGGGTGTTATGACCACTAAAATTCGTCAGGTTCTTTCATCAAGTTCTATTGTCGGTACCACGGTCCAGAATATGGGAAGAGAAGACCTGGGAGAGATTAAAGATCTTATGATCGACCTCTCAGGCGGACGCATTGCCTATGCGGTGTTATCGTTCGGCGGATTTTTAGGAATGGGAGATAAACTTTTTGCGATTCCCTGGGAGGCATTTCAGGTCGTACAAGAGGAGGAAGTGTTGTTATTAAATGTGGCAAAGGAAAAGTTGGAACAGGCTCCCGGTTTTGACAAAGATAACTGGCCTGATATGGCGGATGTCACCTGGGGAAAAAGTATCCATGCCTATTATGGTTATGACCCTTATTGGGATTAATCCCTGAACACAATCTGGAAGTGATGGAAGGCTGTCCTGCAAGAACCCGCCATCCCGGCGGGTTCTTGCTGCGGTACTCCACTCCTCTTCACAACGCGACTCTTCCCCGTTTGAAAACCTATTGACTGACCCCATTCCGGGTGGAATTGACAAATTCTTCCGTTGTGTGATCTAGAGCCCGTCCTGCGCGGCCTTTTCCTTTATGGATAAATATCAGGGGGTGGCCCTGAGACGGTTGGCTGGAAGAAGGAATAGACAACTCATAGGCAACAGGCCGTTGATGATCCGAGATTTGCAATTGGGGATTGTAGACACTGTTAAATTTCCACAACATTTTCACAAAATTGGTCTGCCCGCGAAGGAGGTGGCCGGCTGCAATCCGCATGGTGCCTTTTAGGGCACTCC
This region includes:
- a CDS encoding PRC-barrel domain-containing protein, which gives rise to MTTKIRQVLSSSSIVGTTVQNMGREDLGEIKDLMIDLSGGRIAYAVLSFGGFLGMGDKLFAIPWEAFQVVQEEEVLLLNVAKEKLEQAPGFDKDNWPDMADVTWGKSIHAYYGYDPYWD